One segment of Amycolatopsis alba DSM 44262 DNA contains the following:
- a CDS encoding PPOX class F420-dependent oxidoreductase: MAFTEEEIAYLRSQPLARFATLSEDGEQPDVVPLAFEFDGTHFWVGGGGASVLATRKFRNIQAGQRKAALVIDDLVSLDPFVARGVRIYGEAADPVERTGIVGPGTYARVTPTVSWSWNMAGEPAGETWYPSRRAVHGDT; the protein is encoded by the coding sequence ATGGCCTTCACCGAAGAGGAGATCGCGTACCTGCGCTCGCAACCCCTGGCCCGCTTCGCAACGCTGTCCGAGGACGGCGAGCAGCCCGACGTGGTCCCGCTGGCGTTCGAATTCGACGGGACACATTTCTGGGTCGGTGGCGGGGGCGCGTCAGTCCTCGCGACCCGGAAGTTCCGCAACATCCAAGCGGGACAACGGAAAGCCGCCTTGGTCATCGACGACCTGGTCTCACTGGACCCATTCGTCGCGCGTGGTGTCCGGATCTACGGCGAGGCCGCCGATCCCGTCGAACGCACGGGGATCGTCGGTCCGGGCACCTATGCGCGCGTCACGCCCACGGTGTCGTGGAGCTGGAACATGGCGGGCGAACCCGCGGGTGAGACGTGGTACCCATCGAGGCGCGCGGTTCACGGCGACACATAG
- a CDS encoding DUF4241 domain-containing protein gives MSEGTSLEVICCEGWDPAARALVGRLTPDIARERDATGEQYAVALVPPGTEAPSVLLEIAWTHHFARCRHLDEQGRRNASYEYRLLEDGTLFLVRVERWTYKSPDQEEFDKKTAGRVELSFGPDGEGWAYQAPDGYAGGSSSGRAHKPLSELTMPKPAFGDWESLANSGPVTLQFPDTPETDPPLPDEKRPWRPSVPLRPSGMGEMFTAGTRFALSNNRGLVEIELRDAGKLRMPSGRLVASDPAFLDAESDHFTVTAPAGEHRVELAMIRFVDEPTHERVAAAKLVVADVPVTTWEVALWPGQNALFLGDGEFYGYGVDSGTGCFADADALPDEVDDELMEKFAEVDPHVDITPDGASGNIIAFATGWGDGSYPTWIGRAADGTLVCFVTDMLILNDAEALTA, from the coding sequence ATGTCTGAGGGGACTTCGCTCGAAGTCATCTGTTGCGAGGGCTGGGATCCGGCCGCCCGCGCGCTGGTCGGCAGGCTCACCCCCGACATCGCGCGGGAACGTGACGCCACCGGCGAGCAGTACGCCGTCGCCCTGGTGCCACCTGGCACCGAAGCGCCGTCGGTGCTGCTCGAAATCGCGTGGACGCACCACTTCGCCCGCTGCCGTCACCTCGACGAACAAGGCAGGCGGAACGCTTCGTACGAGTACCGCTTGCTCGAAGACGGCACGTTGTTCCTCGTGCGCGTCGAGCGATGGACGTACAAATCCCCCGATCAGGAAGAGTTCGACAAGAAGACCGCCGGTCGCGTGGAACTGTCCTTCGGCCCCGACGGCGAAGGCTGGGCGTATCAGGCACCCGACGGCTACGCGGGCGGCTCCAGCAGCGGCCGCGCGCACAAACCGCTGTCCGAGCTGACCATGCCGAAGCCCGCCTTCGGTGACTGGGAATCCCTCGCGAATTCGGGACCGGTGACCCTTCAGTTCCCGGACACCCCCGAGACCGATCCGCCGCTTCCCGACGAAAAACGTCCTTGGCGGCCGTCCGTTCCGCTGCGGCCGTCCGGCATGGGCGAGATGTTCACCGCGGGCACGCGCTTCGCGTTGAGCAACAACCGCGGCCTCGTCGAGATCGAGCTTCGGGACGCCGGGAAACTCCGGATGCCCAGCGGCAGGCTCGTCGCGTCGGACCCGGCCTTCCTTGACGCGGAATCCGATCACTTCACGGTCACGGCCCCGGCCGGGGAGCACCGGGTCGAACTCGCCATGATCCGCTTCGTCGACGAGCCGACGCACGAGCGGGTCGCCGCCGCCAAACTCGTCGTCGCCGACGTCCCGGTGACCACGTGGGAAGTCGCGCTCTGGCCGGGACAGAACGCGCTTTTCCTGGGAGACGGGGAGTTCTACGGCTACGGCGTGGACAGCGGCACCGGCTGTTTCGCCGACGCCGACGCCCTCCCCGACGAAGTGGACGACGAGCTCATGGAGAAGTTCGCCGAGGTGGATCCCCACGTCGACATCACCCCGGACGGAGCGAGCGGCAACATCATCGCTTTCGCCACCGGCTGGGGAGACGGGAGCTACCCGACCTGGATCGGCCGGGCAGCCGACGGCACCCTGGTCTGCTTCGTCACCGACATGCTGATCCTCAACGACGCGGAGGCGCTCACGGCTTAG
- a CDS encoding TetR/AcrR family transcriptional regulator, which produces MTSADVGLRELKKQETRQLISDKATLLFIEKGFEETTIAEIATAARVAKKTVTNYFARKEDLALDQHAEFTNGLADAVRDRKTGESALAALRRTFLDALAEHSHVIGFTGPAFATMVLESPTLTARLRELHELREAALAGLLANETGADADDVTPVMAAAELNAIDRVLFREVMRRSHAGESDDEIAEAVTKAAQRAFELLEPAFGDYAIRG; this is translated from the coding sequence ATGACCAGTGCGGATGTGGGTTTGCGAGAGCTCAAGAAGCAGGAGACGCGGCAGCTGATCTCCGACAAGGCGACGCTTCTCTTCATCGAGAAGGGCTTCGAAGAGACGACGATCGCCGAGATCGCCACGGCGGCGAGGGTCGCGAAGAAGACCGTGACCAACTACTTCGCGCGCAAAGAGGATCTGGCGCTGGACCAGCACGCGGAGTTCACCAACGGGCTGGCGGACGCCGTCCGCGACCGGAAGACGGGCGAGTCGGCGCTGGCCGCGCTGCGACGCACTTTCCTGGACGCGCTGGCGGAGCACTCGCATGTGATCGGTTTCACCGGGCCCGCCTTCGCGACGATGGTGCTGGAGAGCCCGACCCTGACCGCACGGCTGCGTGAACTGCACGAACTACGGGAGGCGGCGCTCGCCGGGCTGCTCGCGAACGAGACCGGAGCCGACGCGGACGACGTCACCCCGGTCATGGCGGCCGCCGAGCTCAACGCGATCGACCGCGTCCTCTTTCGCGAGGTCATGCGCCGCTCGCACGCCGGCGAGAGCGACGACGAGATCGCCGAAGCGGTGACGAAGGCCGCGCAGCGGGCTTTCGAGTTGCTGGAACCGGCCTTCGGCGACTACGCGATCCGCGGGTAA
- a CDS encoding VOC family protein produces MNVLASTVSLTVDDVAASSRFFTEHFGFTEQMAAEGFVSLGHETAKLAIVLLQAGIEVLPEELRQKRASGVIVAFTVENLEAEEKRLRAEGVEITLPLREEPWGERLFMVTDPNGVPVELVEWVQQ; encoded by the coding sequence ATGAACGTCCTTGCCTCCACCGTCTCGCTGACCGTCGACGACGTCGCCGCCTCCAGCCGCTTCTTCACCGAGCACTTCGGCTTCACCGAACAGATGGCCGCGGAGGGTTTCGTCTCCCTCGGGCATGAGACCGCGAAGCTGGCCATCGTCCTGCTCCAGGCGGGGATCGAGGTCCTGCCGGAGGAGCTGCGGCAGAAGCGCGCGTCCGGGGTGATCGTGGCCTTCACGGTCGAGAATCTCGAAGCCGAGGAGAAGCGCCTGCGCGCCGAAGGTGTCGAGATCACGCTGCCGCTGCGGGAAGAGCCGTGGGGAGAACGCCTCTTCATGGTCACCGACCCGAACGGCGTGCCCGTGGAACTCGTGGAATGGGTGCAGCAGTAA
- a CDS encoding VOC family protein: MIRINITSVFVDDQAKALAFYTEKLGFTKKHDVPTGGARWLTVVSPADPDGVELLLEPDGHPAAKPFKKALAGDGIPFTQFAVDDVYAEVERLKGLGVEFTQDAVDLGPVVTAVFDDTCGNLIQLATMK; the protein is encoded by the coding sequence GTGATCCGCATCAACATCACCAGCGTCTTCGTCGACGACCAGGCCAAGGCTCTCGCCTTCTACACCGAGAAGCTGGGGTTCACCAAGAAACACGACGTGCCCACCGGCGGCGCCCGCTGGCTCACCGTGGTCTCCCCCGCCGACCCCGACGGCGTCGAGCTGCTGCTGGAACCGGACGGCCACCCCGCGGCGAAGCCGTTCAAGAAGGCTCTCGCGGGCGACGGGATCCCGTTCACCCAGTTCGCCGTCGACGACGTGTACGCCGAGGTCGAGCGACTCAAGGGGCTGGGCGTCGAATTCACTCAGGACGCCGTCGATCTGGGGCCGGTGGTCACCGCCGTCTTCGACGACACCTGCGGAAACCTGATCCAGCTCGCCACGATGAAGTAG
- a CDS encoding ArsR/SmtB family transcription factor encodes MDGDLFKAIGDATRRVILDELTEKDGQTLFEICGRLTMKHGLTSSRQAISQHLAMLEQAGLVRTRRQGRYKFHHIDTSPLRSIVERWPIDREEPNP; translated from the coding sequence GTGGACGGCGACCTGTTCAAGGCGATCGGCGACGCGACGCGGCGCGTCATCCTGGACGAGCTGACCGAAAAGGACGGTCAGACCCTGTTCGAGATCTGCGGCAGGCTGACCATGAAGCACGGCCTGACCTCGTCGCGGCAGGCCATCTCGCAGCATCTCGCGATGCTCGAACAGGCAGGCCTGGTGCGCACCCGGCGACAGGGCCGCTACAAGTTCCACCACATCGACACGAGCCCGCTGCGGTCGATCGTCGAGCGGTGGCCCATCGACCGAGAGGAACCGAACCCGTGA
- a CDS encoding response regulator transcription factor → MRVILAEDSTLLREGLVRLLVEEGHDVVASVGDGDSLVSTTAAYQPDVVVSDVRMPPTHTDEGLRAALEIRKRWPGIGVLVLSQYVEKRYAAELITGDGERVGYLLKDRVAQVGEFLDALDRVAAGGAAFDPEVVRRLLARTTHTDPLAKLTAREREVLEKMAQGHTNAGIAESLYVSQSAVEKHVNAIFDKLGLANTAGYSRRVLAILRYLGS, encoded by the coding sequence GTGCGGGTGATCCTCGCCGAGGACTCGACCCTGCTGCGCGAGGGCCTGGTCCGGCTGCTGGTCGAAGAGGGGCACGACGTCGTGGCGTCGGTCGGCGACGGTGACTCGCTCGTCTCGACGACCGCCGCGTATCAGCCGGACGTGGTCGTCTCCGACGTCCGCATGCCGCCGACGCACACCGACGAAGGTCTTCGCGCGGCGCTCGAGATCCGGAAGCGCTGGCCGGGGATCGGGGTCCTCGTGCTTTCGCAGTACGTCGAGAAGCGCTACGCCGCCGAGCTGATCACCGGCGACGGCGAACGCGTCGGCTATCTCCTGAAGGACCGGGTCGCCCAGGTGGGCGAATTCCTGGACGCGCTCGACCGGGTCGCCGCGGGCGGGGCGGCGTTCGATCCGGAGGTGGTCCGGCGGCTGCTCGCGCGGACGACGCACACCGATCCGCTCGCGAAGCTGACCGCCCGCGAGCGCGAAGTGCTGGAGAAGATGGCGCAGGGCCACACGAACGCCGGGATCGCCGAGTCGCTGTACGTGTCGCAGAGCGCCGTCGAGAAGCACGTGAACGCCATCTTCGACAAGCTCGGACTGGCCAACACCGCGGGCTACAGCCGTCGCGTCCTCGCGATCCTGCGCTATCTGGGTTCCTGA
- a CDS encoding sensor histidine kinase yields MPAPRRYLRKIPRGTLGLVIGSATAFVELFYVVFGGAALAIPALRRPVFAGARALSEVERRRLEKYLGAENATDYTGRRAMTYLVPRCVVGLFSAGIFLLVGYGVVIGTYVAYQKTFGEWPGEGDVSDQIATVLLGVLLLFLSVQGLLGIATLERKLARHFFGPSKKEQLRRRVSELATSRAEVVEAVNGERRRIERDLHDGVQQRLVALGMLLGRARRTGDPDHAADLLRQAHEESQRALEDLREVSWRVYPIALDSDGLHPALEALAERSDLPVHLRVDLPERPPAAIETVVYFVTSEAVTNTIKHAAATRIDIEAGRDGGRVRVRITDDGAGGARVSGGGLSGLARRVAAADGEFSVDSPPGGPTVVTAVLPCG; encoded by the coding sequence ATGCCTGCTCCGCGCCGCTACCTGCGCAAGATCCCCCGCGGCACGCTCGGCCTGGTGATCGGTTCCGCGACCGCGTTCGTGGAGCTCTTCTACGTCGTCTTCGGCGGTGCCGCGCTCGCGATCCCCGCGCTGCGGCGGCCCGTCTTCGCCGGCGCACGAGCACTGTCCGAAGTGGAGCGACGGCGGCTGGAGAAGTATCTCGGCGCCGAGAACGCGACCGACTACACCGGACGCCGCGCGATGACCTACCTCGTGCCGCGCTGCGTCGTCGGCCTCTTCAGCGCCGGGATCTTCCTGCTGGTCGGCTACGGGGTGGTGATCGGGACCTACGTCGCGTACCAGAAGACCTTCGGCGAGTGGCCGGGTGAAGGTGACGTCTCCGACCAGATCGCCACCGTCCTGCTCGGCGTCCTCCTGCTTTTCCTTTCCGTGCAGGGACTCCTCGGGATCGCGACGCTGGAGCGCAAGCTGGCGAGACACTTTTTCGGGCCCAGCAAGAAAGAACAGTTGCGCCGCCGGGTCTCCGAACTCGCGACCAGCCGGGCCGAAGTGGTCGAAGCGGTCAACGGCGAGCGCCGCCGGATCGAACGGGATCTGCACGACGGCGTCCAGCAGCGGCTGGTCGCGCTCGGGATGCTGCTCGGCCGGGCGCGGCGGACCGGTGACCCGGACCACGCGGCGGATCTGCTCCGTCAGGCGCACGAGGAGTCCCAGCGCGCCCTCGAAGACCTTCGCGAGGTGTCGTGGCGGGTGTATCCGATCGCGTTGGACTCGGACGGGCTGCACCCCGCGCTGGAGGCGCTCGCGGAGCGCTCCGACCTCCCGGTCCACCTGCGTGTCGACCTTCCGGAACGGCCACCGGCGGCGATCGAGACCGTCGTCTACTTCGTCACCTCCGAAGCGGTGACCAATACGATCAAGCACGCCGCGGCGACGCGGATCGACATCGAGGCCGGGCGGGACGGGGGCAGGGTGCGGGTGCGGATCACCGATGACGGCGCGGGCGGGGCGCGGGTGTCCGGCGGCGGTCTTTCCGGCCTCGCGCGGCGCGTCGCGGCGGCGGACGGCGAGTTCTCCGTGGACAGTCCGCCCGGCGGTCCGACCGTGGTGACGGCGGTGCTGCCGTGCGGGTGA
- a CDS encoding DedA family protein encodes MNLLLAQAASEPMGGLAGWAVSLMDSLGGPGAAIIVGLDNLFPPIPSELVLPLAGFSASQGTFTLLEALVWTTFGSVAGAIIVYYLGLLLGRDRTRRLMAKIPLVKASDFDKTEAWFQKHGTKAVFFGRMVPIFRSLISLPAGIERMPFWRFLTLTTLGSLIWNTVFVLAGYVLGESWHLVEEYAGFFQYFVIAAVAIALALFVVSRLREKNRTNA; translated from the coding sequence ATGAACCTCCTCCTCGCCCAAGCCGCCAGTGAACCGATGGGCGGTCTCGCCGGCTGGGCGGTGTCACTGATGGACTCACTGGGCGGTCCGGGAGCCGCGATCATCGTCGGGCTGGACAACCTGTTCCCGCCGATCCCCAGCGAGCTGGTCCTGCCGCTCGCCGGGTTCTCCGCCAGCCAGGGCACGTTCACCCTGCTGGAAGCGCTGGTGTGGACGACCTTCGGGTCGGTCGCGGGCGCGATCATCGTGTACTACCTCGGCCTGCTGCTCGGCCGCGACCGCACGCGCCGCTTGATGGCGAAGATCCCGCTGGTCAAGGCGTCCGACTTCGACAAGACCGAAGCCTGGTTCCAGAAGCACGGCACCAAGGCGGTGTTCTTCGGCCGGATGGTGCCGATCTTCCGCAGCCTCATCTCCCTGCCGGCGGGGATCGAGCGGATGCCGTTCTGGCGGTTCCTGACCCTGACCACGCTGGGCAGCCTGATCTGGAACACGGTGTTCGTGCTGGCCGGCTACGTGCTCGGGGAAAGCTGGCACCTGGTCGAGGAGTACGCCGGGTTCTTCCAGTACTTCGTGATCGCCGCCGTCGCGATCGCGCTGGCGCTGTTCGTCGTCAGCCGCCTCCGCGAAAAGAACCGCACCAACGCTTGA
- a CDS encoding alkaline phosphatase PhoX, giving the protein MKRRNFLRAAVVGAGVTAFGNRLSGTALAAPAQNGPSPYGALQAADANGIQLPAGFTSRVIARSGQKVAGTAYTWHNAPDGGAVFADGSGWIYVSNSEINPGGGAGAVKFDANGTITGAHRVLANTRQNCAGGKTPWNTWLSCEEIDLGFVYECQPNGPASAAVQRPAMGKFKHEAAAADPVRKVVYLTEDTTDGCFYRFVPTTWGDLSAGTLQVLKAGTATSGSFTWANVPDPDGSPTATRNQVSGAKRFNGGEGLHYANDTAWFTTKGDNRVWQLNLTNSTYELAYDDSLVSPGSAPLTGVDNVTGTSSGDLYVAEDGGNMEICVITPNDIVAPFLRITGQSSSEICGPAFTPAGNRLYFSSQRGTSGSSSGGITYEVTGPFRS; this is encoded by the coding sequence GTGAAGCGACGGAATTTCCTGCGCGCGGCCGTGGTCGGCGCCGGCGTCACGGCGTTCGGAAACAGGCTGTCGGGGACGGCTTTGGCGGCGCCCGCGCAGAACGGCCCCAGCCCGTACGGCGCGCTCCAGGCCGCCGACGCGAACGGGATCCAGCTGCCCGCGGGATTCACCAGCCGCGTCATCGCGCGGTCCGGGCAGAAGGTCGCGGGCACCGCGTACACCTGGCACAACGCGCCCGACGGCGGCGCGGTGTTCGCCGACGGCAGCGGCTGGATCTACGTGTCGAACTCGGAGATCAACCCCGGTGGCGGGGCCGGCGCGGTCAAATTCGACGCGAACGGGACGATCACCGGCGCCCACCGGGTACTGGCGAACACCCGCCAGAACTGCGCGGGCGGCAAAACTCCTTGGAACACTTGGCTTTCCTGTGAGGAGATCGACCTCGGCTTCGTCTACGAGTGCCAGCCGAACGGGCCTGCCTCGGCCGCCGTCCAGCGGCCCGCGATGGGGAAGTTCAAGCACGAGGCCGCGGCGGCCGACCCGGTGCGCAAGGTCGTCTACCTGACCGAGGACACCACGGACGGCTGTTTCTACCGCTTCGTCCCGACGACCTGGGGCGACCTTTCCGCCGGAACACTGCAGGTACTGAAGGCGGGTACGGCCACTTCTGGCAGCTTCACCTGGGCGAACGTGCCCGACCCCGACGGCTCCCCCACCGCCACGCGCAACCAGGTGTCCGGCGCGAAGCGGTTCAACGGCGGCGAAGGACTGCACTACGCCAACGACACCGCGTGGTTCACCACCAAGGGTGACAACCGCGTCTGGCAGCTCAACCTGACGAACAGCACTTACGAACTGGCTTACGACGACTCGCTGGTCAGCCCCGGTTCGGCGCCGCTGACCGGCGTCGACAACGTCACCGGGACCTCATCGGGTGACCTGTACGTCGCCGAAGACGGCGGCAACATGGAGATCTGCGTCATCACGCCGAACGACATCGTGGCACCGTTCCTGCGGATCACCGGGCAGAGCTCGTCGGAGATCTGCGGTCCCGCGTTCACCCCGGCGGGGAACCGGCTGTACTTCTCCTCGCAGCGCGGCACTTCCGGCTCGTCCTCCGGCGGGATCACCTACGAGGTGACCGGCCCGTTCCGGTCCTGA
- a CDS encoding helix-turn-helix domain-containing protein, with protein MNTESEFMARLRELRDRSGLSIRALAAATGQSRSTLADTLARNTLPGNENQMRVLLIVLLRAVPGEPGLDDHLADWRHLIGRRHHRNGGYAPLDRILLALDVAEQRGGAEVPGLRKAREIVLSEGSLRKFPTTGEYAANSPGSPVPPVTSPPLLPAPPHQRRHE; from the coding sequence ATGAACACGGAATCGGAATTCATGGCGCGTTTACGCGAACTCCGCGACCGAAGCGGCCTCAGCATCCGCGCGCTGGCCGCCGCGACCGGCCAGTCCCGCAGCACCCTTGCCGACACCTTGGCCAGGAACACGTTGCCGGGCAACGAAAACCAGATGAGAGTCCTGCTCATCGTCCTGCTCCGGGCCGTCCCTGGCGAGCCCGGACTCGACGACCATCTCGCCGACTGGCGCCACCTGATCGGACGTCGTCACCACCGCAATGGCGGATATGCGCCGCTCGATCGGATACTCCTCGCTTTGGACGTCGCGGAACAGCGCGGCGGTGCCGAAGTGCCGGGCCTCCGCAAAGCGCGGGAAATAGTGCTGAGCGAAGGTTCCCTACGAAAGTTCCCCACCACCGGCGAATACGCCGCGAATTCACCTGGAAGTCCCGTTCCGCCCGTAACCTCCCCTCCGCTCCTTCCCGCACCACCACATCAGCGGAGGCACGAGTGA